The Streptomyces rimosus genomic interval CATCGTGGAGGAGCTGGGCGGCGCCCCGGTCGTCGCCGTCGCCACCCGCGGCCGGGAGAACGTCGACAGCCTGCGCTCCCTGGGCCTGCCCGTCGTCGACGTGCTCGACGGGGACGGCACGGCGGTGCTGATGGACGCGCTCGGCCCCGTACTGTCCGGATGAACCGGGCCGCTCCCGGGCCGGTTCCGGGAGCGGCGCCCGGCCCGTGATCCCCGTTCCGAGGAGAATGTGCACCGTGAGTGTTGAAGTCGCCCTGGCCGTACGGGCGCACTTTGCCGAATGCCCGACCTGGGACGCCGCCGACGGCACGCTGCTGTGGGTGGACATGAACAACGGCGGGATCCACCGCTACCACCCCGCCGACGGCGCCGACACCGTCACCGAGATCGGCCAGCCGGTGGCGGCCGCGCTGCCCCGGGCGGACGGCGGCCTCGTCCTGAGCCTGCGCGACGGCGTCGCGGTCACCGGCCAGGACGGCACCCGCCGCTGGCTGACCGAGTGGCCGGAGCAGGGCGTACGCGGCAACGACGCGAGCATCGACGGCCGCGGCCGCCTGTGGGTGGGCACCATCGCGGGGGAGACCGCGCCCGGCTGGCTGGCGCGCGTCGACGCCGACGGCACGAGGCACACCGCGGCCACCGGCGTACGGCTCAGCAACGGCATCACCTGGAGCCCGGACGCGACCCGTATGTACTACGTCGACACCCCGACCCGCCGCATCGACGTCTTCGACTACGACCTCGACACCGGCAAGGCCGCCAACCGCCGGATGTTCGCCGAGATCACCGGTACCGACGGCGTGCCGGACGGCATGTGCGCCGACACCGACGGCGGCGTGTGGGTGGCGCTCTTCCGCGGGGGAGCGGTCCGACGCTACGCCCCGGACGGCCGGCTGGACCGCGAGATCACCTTCCCCGCCTCGCTGACCACCGCCTGCGGCTTCGGCGGCCCCGACCTGACCGACCTCTACGTCACCTCGGCCCGCCGCGACCTGGGCGACGCCGAGCCGGAAGCGGGCAATCTGTTCGTGGTGCCCGGAGTGGGCCAGGGGCTGCCGGGGGTGGCGTTCGCGGGGTAGCGGGCGGGTGGGGCCGGGGACGGCCGTACGGTGATCACCCGGCCCGTACGCGTACGGTCACTGCCCGGCCCGTGCCACCGCGGGCCGCATCCGGGCGAACGCGCGGGAGACCTCGACCAGCCACGCCACGTCGGCGGAGAAGTCCGGGCCGCCCGCCGCGGCGGGCGCCGGCACCCCGTCCGGGCCCGACGGCCCCTCCGCCGCGGCCGGATCGTCCTCGGGCCCCGGCGGCCGCGGCCCGGCCGCCAGCGCCGCCGCGATGTGCGCCGCCTCCACCTCCGCGTGCCGCTCCGCCGCGGCCCCCAGCCCCGGCATCAGCACCGCGCCCGGATCACCGTGGTGCCCGCGCAGCGCCAGACAGCCGTCCCGGATCTCGATCACCCGGCGGTGGAGGTGGAATCGCAGGTCGTACAGGGCCGACAGGTCGCTGCCCGTGCTGGACGGCAGGGAGATCTCCGGATGCGCCTGGTGCAGCGCCTGCCACAGCGGGCGCAGCAGCCGGTAACTGCGGTAGTCGGCCAGCCAACTGCGGGCGGCGGAGACCCGCGGCCCCCACAGCGGGGCGGTCCAGCCGACGATGTTCAGGACCATGCCGATGGTCAGGGTCGTACGGGACACATCGGACCAGCGCATCGGGTTCCAGCCGTACTGCGCGAGGAAGACGTCGGCGTACCGCCCGGCCGGGTAGACCAGCTCGATGACCGCGCCGGCCGCCGCGATGCGCAGCCCGCGGCGCACCCAGCGGTGGTCGGTGAGCTTGGCGAAGTGCCAGCAGGCGCGGGCCACCAGGACCTTGCCGACCACGAACGCGGTGAGGTACGCGGCCTGATAGGCGACGAAGAACGGCTGGTCGCCGGGGTGGGTGAAGACATTGCGGGGCGGCCCCTGGAGGGTCGCCAGGAAGAACAGCACCACCATCGTCACCGGCACCACCGCGAGGAGCAGCAGCCGCCGCCGGGCCCGCACACGCGCCTCGGCCCGGGGATGTATCCAGTGGATGAGAAGGATCTGCTGACAGGCCAGCACGGCGATGATCCACAGCTGGACCGAGACGTTGTACCAGGTGATGGTGCCGAACAGGGTGCCCGTCCAGCGGGCCGGGGTGGACATGGACAGGTACATGCCCTGGCAGCCGAACGAGGCGCACAGCGCGATCAGACCGGCGTTGCGGCGCTGCCCGCGCAGCAGGGGCACGAGGGTGTAGGCGAACGCGATCCAGCAGGCGAGCGCGGCGATCGGGTACCGGATGTGGGTGATGCCGGTCATGAACCGTCCTCGCGGCGCCAGTTCAGCGAACCGTGGATACGGCCCAGCACACTGTTGGGGTCCGGCGCGTCCGCGCCCCCGCGGCGGGTTCCGGCCCGCAGCCGCTCCCCGAGGAGAAAGGCCATGACCTCGGCTTCCTGTTCCTGGGCGTCCGAGTAGTTCTCGCGGTACAGCAGGTCCTGTACGAGGGTGGGGTCGAGGTCCGGGAAGAGCTGGGTGCCGTGGTCCTCACCGGCCACGCCCACACCGTGGTGGCCGCAGATCATATGGGCCAGCTCGTGGGCGATGATGTGCTCCTGGTGGTGCCGGCTGGTGTGCGCCTCGTAGACGACGTAGTCCGTGCCCGGGAAGGACAGCCACAGCCCGCACGGCCCCGAGGTGCCCATCGGCATGGCCACCAGCTGGATCTCCCGGTCCCGCACCCGGGCCAGGTGGTCGCACAGCAGCGGAAGGTCGTACGCGGGCGGGAGTCCGTACGAAGCCAGCTTTTCCCGGCACTGCCGGCGCAGGGCCTTCATCCCGGAAGAAGACCCTCTGCCGTGGCGGCCACGCCAGGGGAAAGGCATCCGGAGCACTACTCCTCGCTGTCGACCGGCTCGTTCGGCTGCCGGCCGCGCGCCGCGGCCGTGGTGGCGTGCATCTTGCTGACCTCGCGGATGATGCGGGCCAGGGACTTGCGGCCGGAGTCGTCCATGCTCATGGCGCGCAGCGCGATGTCACGGACCTCGGCGTTGCCCATCGCCGAGGCGAGGGCGAGCTGGGAGTCGACCCGGTCGGCGGTGTCGTCGTCGAAGAAGTACGCCACCGGCACCCGGAAGAACGCCGCGAGGGCCTCCAGGTGGCGCTTGGTGGGGTTGGTGCGCTGGCCGGTGCGCAGCTGCCAGACGTACGTCTTGGAGAACGTACCGCCGCTCAACTCACTACATCCGCGCGCGACTTCCTCGTAGGTGTATTCGCGGCCGTTCGCGCGGATCGTGGTGAACAGCTTGTCGACCTTCCCGGCCAGTGACGACATCGGGGCTCCTTCTCATGCGCCGGGGTGAGCTGCCTCGGAGTGCCAACTCATCCTAGTTGACAGGACCCTGGCTTGCACTTAACGTCGGGATCGCGTTAGCGGAGATGAACAGAGTGGTTTCCATGTCCACTCACGCGGACGACGGGGGTGTCCGCATGAGGGAGAGCTCGTCGCGGCGGCGGCCGGTCGCCACGGTCGCACGGCGCCGACGCGATGAGCCGCGGAACGTACAGATCCGGCGTGCGGTCCTTGCGGGTGTACGCAGTTGTCCGCTCAGCCACTCTTTTTCCCCCTTCTCCTTCTTTCTTCTGAAATGCGGTCGGCTCATGCGCGAGCCAGACGCGCCCGCCACCAGTCCACCGTCGCCGCGAGCTGATGGTCGAGCGGTGTCGCGTCCGCGCCGAACGCCTCGCGGTACGCCGACGAGTCCATCACGAACGGCCGGTCGAACTGGTAACGGACCTCCTGGAGCTCCCGCAGCAGCGGCGATACGAACGACGCCACGCGCAGCGCCGCCGACGGCAGCCGCCGTACCGGAACCGGCCGCACCCGCGCCTGTCCCGCGAGCCTGCCGGTCATCTCCCTGATGGACAGCGGCGGCACGGTCGGCACGTGCCAGGCCCGGCCCCAGGCGCTCTCCCGTTCCGCGACCTCGATCAGCGTCCTCGCCACGTCGGGGAGGTAGGTCCAGCTGTGCGGCGCGTCCGGATCGCCGAGAACGGAAACCGGCTTGCCCTCCAGGAGACGCGGGACGACCCGGGAGGCCAGATGACCGCCGTCGGTCACGCCCGGACCGAAGAAGTCCGACGCGCGCACCTCGGCGACCCGGATGCGGCCCTTCTCGTGCAGGCTCAGCGCCTGCTCCCAGATGTCGGCCCGGATGCGGCCCTTGGTCCCCGTCGCGGCCAGGGGCAGATCCTCGGTCAGCTCACCCTGGACCGGTCCGTATCCGTACAGATTGCCCAGCAGGACGAGGACCGCGCCGGTCTGCTCGGCCGCGTGGTTCACCGACGCGGCGAGCGGCGGCCAGTCACGCGCCCAGTGGTGGTACGGCGGCGAGGCGCAGTTGTAGAGCGCGGTCGCACCCTGCGCGGCCTCCGCCAGCCGCTCCGGAACCGCCGCGTCCAGCGCGACCTGCTCGATCCCCGGCTCGGCCGGCCTGCCCGACCGCGTGACGACCCGTACAGAATGCCCCTTTTCGACCAGCAGCCGAGCCGTGGCCGCCCCGGCGGGGCCGAAACCTATGACGACGTGAACACCCATGCGCGAAGGCTAGCGAGCGGACGGGGCGCCCAACGGCGATCTCGGTCACGTTCGGGGAACAAGCCGGGACGGGGCCCGCGAAACGCGGAAGACCCCAGGTGGGCTGGGGTCTTCTGTCTTGTGTCCGAGGGGGGACTTGAACCCCCACGCCCGATAAAGGGCACTAGCACCTCAAGCTAGCGCGTCTGCCATTCCGCCACCCGGACCAGGTGTCTGCCGGTCCGGCCCTCGGCCGTTCCGACATGGAAAACAATAGCAAACGTTCAGGGGTGGTCGATCACGGGCGGACCGCGCCAGGGGTGCGCCCGTGACCAGCGGATGTGTCGGGAGTATTGCGGCCTTGGGCGCAGCGCCGACGAGGGGGAGGATGGCGGTGGACCCCCGCCGCGGTCCGGGCCCCCTTCGGGAGGACGGCGCGGCCGTGAACCATGAGGAGGCAGTGTGAGCGAGTCGCAGCCGGCCCGTACGGTCACCGGCGAGGACGAGGTCGTCGACCTGTGCCGGGACCTGATCAGGATCGATACCAGCAACTACGGCGACCACTCCGGGCCGGGTGAGCGGGCCGCCGCCGAGTATGTGGCGGAGAAGCTCGCCGAGGTCGGCCTGGAGCCGCAGATCATCGAGTCGCACAAGGGCCGCGCCTCCACCGTGGCCCGCATCGAGGGCGCGGACCCGTCGCGGCCCGCGCTGCTCATCCACGGCCACACCGACGTGGTGCCCGCCAACGCGGCGGACTGGACCCACCACCCCTTCTCCGGGGAGATCGCGGACGGGTGCGTGTGGGGCCGCGGCGCGGTCGACATGAAGGACATGGACGCGATGACGCTCGCGGTCGTCCGCGACCGGCTGCGCTCCGGCCGCAAGCCGCCGCGCGACATCGTGCTGGCTTTCCTCGCCGACGAGGAGGCCGGCGGCGTCTACGGCGCCCGCCACCTCGTCGACAAGCATCCCGGGATCTTCGAAGGGGTGACGGAGGCCATCGGCGAGGTCGGCGGCTTCTCCTTCACCGTCAACGAGAACCTGCGGCTGTATCTGATCGAGACGGCCCAGAAGGGCATGCACTGGATGCGGCTCACCGTGGACGGCACCGCCGGTCACGGCTCGATGACCAACAGCGACAACGCGATCACCGAGCTGTGCGAGGCGGTCGGGCGGCTCGGGCGGCACAAGTTCCCGGTGCGGGTGACCAAGACCGTACGGTCCTTCCTGGACGAGCTGTCGGACGCCCTGGGCACCGAGCTGGACCCGGAGGACATGGAGGAGACCCTCGCCAAGCTGGGCGGCATCGCCAAGATCATCGGTGCCACGCTGCAGAACACCGCGGCGCCGACCCAACTGGGCGCCGGTTACAAGGTCAACGTCATCCCGGGCCAGGCGACCGCGGCCGTCGACGGCCGGTTCCTGCCCGGCCACGAGGAGGAATTCCTCGCCGATCTGGACCGAATTCTCGGCCCGCGGGTCAAGCGCGAGGACATTCATGCCGACAAGGCACTGGAAACCGGTTTCGACGGCCCCCTGGTGGCCGCCATGCAGTCGGCACTGAAGGCCGAGGACCCGATCGCGCGGGCCGTTCCGTACATGCTCTCCGGCGGTACGGACGCGAAGTCGTTCGACGACCTCGGAATCCGGTGCTTCGGTTTCGCGCCGCTGCGGCTCCCGCCGGAGCTGGACTTCGCCGGAATGTTCCACGGCGTGGACGAGCGGGTACCGGTGGACGGACTGAAGTTCGGGACGCGCGTGCTCGACCGGTTCATCGAGCAGAGCTGAGGTGAATTCCCGTGCCGGCGCACGGGACTTCCCCCGCCCGGCCTCGCACGCAGTCCGGGCAATCGCCCAGGCGTGCGTATTTAGCCGGAACGAGTGAATGCCGTCATAGG includes:
- a CDS encoding SMP-30/gluconolactonase/LRE family protein produces the protein MCTVSVEVALAVRAHFAECPTWDAADGTLLWVDMNNGGIHRYHPADGADTVTEIGQPVAAALPRADGGLVLSLRDGVAVTGQDGTRRWLTEWPEQGVRGNDASIDGRGRLWVGTIAGETAPGWLARVDADGTRHTAATGVRLSNGITWSPDATRMYYVDTPTRRIDVFDYDLDTGKAANRRMFAEITGTDGVPDGMCADTDGGVWVALFRGGAVRRYAPDGRLDREITFPASLTTACGFGGPDLTDLYVTSARRDLGDAEPEAGNLFVVPGVGQGLPGVAFAG
- a CDS encoding MAB_1171c family putative transporter encodes the protein MTGITHIRYPIAALACWIAFAYTLVPLLRGQRRNAGLIALCASFGCQGMYLSMSTPARWTGTLFGTITWYNVSVQLWIIAVLACQQILLIHWIHPRAEARVRARRRLLLLAVVPVTMVVLFFLATLQGPPRNVFTHPGDQPFFVAYQAAYLTAFVVGKVLVARACWHFAKLTDHRWVRRGLRIAAAGAVIELVYPAGRYADVFLAQYGWNPMRWSDVSRTTLTIGMVLNIVGWTAPLWGPRVSAARSWLADYRSYRLLRPLWQALHQAHPEISLPSSTGSDLSALYDLRFHLHRRVIEIRDGCLALRGHHGDPGAVLMPGLGAAAERHAEVEAAHIAAALAAGPRPPGPEDDPAAAEGPSGPDGVPAPAAAGGPDFSADVAWLVEVSRAFARMRPAVARAGQ
- a CDS encoding ImmA/IrrE family metallo-endopeptidase, producing MKALRRQCREKLASYGLPPAYDLPLLCDHLARVRDREIQLVAMPMGTSGPCGLWLSFPGTDYVVYEAHTSRHHQEHIIAHELAHMICGHHGVGVAGEDHGTQLFPDLDPTLVQDLLYRENYSDAQEQEAEVMAFLLGERLRAGTRRGGADAPDPNSVLGRIHGSLNWRREDGS
- a CDS encoding helix-turn-helix transcriptional regulator; this encodes MSSLAGKVDKLFTTIRANGREYTYEEVARGCSELSGGTFSKTYVWQLRTGQRTNPTKRHLEALAAFFRVPVAYFFDDDTADRVDSQLALASAMGNAEVRDIALRAMSMDDSGRKSLARIIREVSKMHATTAAARGRQPNEPVDSEE
- a CDS encoding NAD-dependent epimerase/dehydratase family protein — protein: MGVHVVIGFGPAGAATARLLVEKGHSVRVVTRSGRPAEPGIEQVALDAAVPERLAEAAQGATALYNCASPPYHHWARDWPPLAASVNHAAEQTGAVLVLLGNLYGYGPVQGELTEDLPLAATGTKGRIRADIWEQALSLHEKGRIRVAEVRASDFFGPGVTDGGHLASRVVPRLLEGKPVSVLGDPDAPHSWTYLPDVARTLIEVAERESAWGRAWHVPTVPPLSIREMTGRLAGQARVRPVPVRRLPSAALRVASFVSPLLRELQEVRYQFDRPFVMDSSAYREAFGADATPLDHQLAATVDWWRARLARA
- a CDS encoding M20/M25/M40 family metallo-hydrolase — encoded protein: MSESQPARTVTGEDEVVDLCRDLIRIDTSNYGDHSGPGERAAAEYVAEKLAEVGLEPQIIESHKGRASTVARIEGADPSRPALLIHGHTDVVPANAADWTHHPFSGEIADGCVWGRGAVDMKDMDAMTLAVVRDRLRSGRKPPRDIVLAFLADEEAGGVYGARHLVDKHPGIFEGVTEAIGEVGGFSFTVNENLRLYLIETAQKGMHWMRLTVDGTAGHGSMTNSDNAITELCEAVGRLGRHKFPVRVTKTVRSFLDELSDALGTELDPEDMEETLAKLGGIAKIIGATLQNTAAPTQLGAGYKVNVIPGQATAAVDGRFLPGHEEEFLADLDRILGPRVKREDIHADKALETGFDGPLVAAMQSALKAEDPIARAVPYMLSGGTDAKSFDDLGIRCFGFAPLRLPPELDFAGMFHGVDERVPVDGLKFGTRVLDRFIEQS